The nucleotide sequence CCGCTCGGCGCGCTCGAAAAGACTTTCGACCTCTTCCTGGAACTCGGCGCCACGGACGAGCAGTGCGACTTTGCGACGCTGTACGGCTCGGGGTTGCACGGCTGGCTTTCGCGCGAACCCGGCGGCGGGCCCGACAAGGGCATGGCGGCGCTGTTTGAGACCATCGTCGAGCGCGTGGCCCCGCCCGCGGGCGATCCGGAAGCGCCGTTCCTGATGCAAGTGAGCACCTTGGGCTGGCGCGACCACATCGGCCGCACGGGCACCGGGCGAATCCTCCAGGGCCGTTTGCGCAAGGGGATGGACATGACGCGGTGCGTCACGCGACGCGTGGGCACGGAATCGGCAAGCCTGACTGCTCCAGAGGCGTTGGAATGGGAAATCGCCGGCCACACGGCGGAACGGGCGGTGCATGTCTGGGTGACCCGCGGCCTGGAGTCGGTTGTCGCGCACGAGGTGTGCGCGGGGGACATCGTCACCATTGCCGGCCCCAAGGAATTAAGCATCGGCGACACGCTTGCGGCTCCCGGACTCGAGAACGCCGCCCTGCCGCCGCTGGATATCGAAGAGCCCACGGTCTCGATGATGTTCCTGGTCAACAATGGCCCGTTCGCGGGCCGAGAAGGCCGCGCCGTGACGTTGCGGCAGCTCAAGACCCGGCTGACGCGCGAACTGCGCACGAATGTGGCGCTGCGCGCCGAAGATGTGGGGCGTATGGACGCCATCAAGGTCTCCGGCCGGGGCGAGTTGCATCTGGCCATCCTGATAGAGGAAATGCGCCGGGAAGGCATGGAATTCTGCGTGTCCGCCCCCGAAATTATCACGCATACGGATACGGCGGGGCACATCCAGGAGCCGGTCGAGGAACTGGTCATCGACGTATTGACGGAACACCAGGGCGTCGTCATTGAAAAAGTGATGCAGCGCAAGGGCGAGCTCATGGCCATGCACAACGGCGGCACGGGCATGACGCGGCTCGAGTTCCGCATTCCCACGCGCGGGCTTATCGGTTACCGCAGTGAATTCCTCACCGACACGCGCGGGCTCGGCATCATGGCGTCGCGGTTCATCGGCTACGGTCCCTGGTGCGGCGAAATCGCCGGCCGCGGCCGCGGCTCCATGGTCAGCGTCGACACGGGCGACGCGACGGGTTACAGTCTCGAGAATCTTCAACAGCGAGGCACGCTGTTCATCGCGCCTATGGACAGGGTGTACGCGGGCATGATTGTCGGCGAAAACTCGCGTCCCGGCGACCTCCCCTGCAATCCCACGAAGCGCAAGGCGCTCACCAACCACCGGTCTTCCACGAAGGAGCAAACCGTTACGCTCGACGTTCCCCGCACGCTGACGCTCGACGCCGCCCTCGAATGGATCGCGCCGGATGAACTGGTCGAGGTTACCCCGGCAAGCATCCGCGTGCGCAAGGTCCATCTCGCGCTCGAGGACCGCAAGCGCGCAGAGAAACGGCTGGTCGTAGCCGCGGGATGAATGTTCCTTCATTCGTGTTGCCGTCATGCCTCATTGCTTCCGGGCGGATTTTCGCCGATGATGCCGCCCGCGAGACACGCCTGCGGTCCCCCGCTGCCCAGAGCGATATTGTCGTTGACGAATCGCGCGATTCGCGTCAGAATGAGGCTCGCGCGCTGAAGATCCAGACTGATCCGTTACAGGAGTTACACTCATGACACGCACGGCCGACACGAAGAACATGGCCCTCTTCTGCGATTTCGAGAACATCGCGCTGGGGGTGCGGGACGCGAATTACGCCCAGTTCGACATCGACAAGGTGCTCGAACGGCTCCTGCTCAAAGGAAACATCGTTGTGAAGAAGGCCTACTGCGACTGGGCCCGCTATAAGGAGTCCAAGGCAGTGATGCACGAGGCATCCTTCGAGTTGATCGAGATCCCGCACGTCCGCCAGTCGGGCAAGAACTCCGCGGATATCCGCATGGTTGTGGACGCCCTGGACCTCTGCTACACCAAGGCACACGTGGACACCTTCGTCATCATCAGCGGCGACTCGGATTTCTCCCCTCTTGTCAGCAAGCTCCGCGAAAACAACAAGACCGTTATCGGGGTCGGCGTGCGGAATTCGACGTCCGACTTGCTGATCGCGAATTGCGACGAGTTCATTTCCTACGACGACCTTGTCCGCCCGCCCCGCCCCGCCGCCAAAACGGGGAGCGGGCACGCCGGCCGCAAGCCGGCGCGCGGGACGAAAGGCAAGGCCTCCTACCCCGTCGAGGACAAGAAGCAAGCGGCCTGGCAACTCATTCTGGAGACCTACGAGGCCCTGCTGGAGGAGCGAGGCGAGGAAGAGCGCATCTGGGGGTCCATGGTCAAACAAGCCCTGAAACGGCGCAAGCCGGGCTTCAGTGAGGCCCAGTACGGCTTCCGGTCATTCGGCCAATTGCTCGAAGAGGCTGAAGCGCAGGGTATCTTGCAGCTGGAACGCGACGAGAAGTCGGGCGGCTTCATTATCAAGGGATCATAGCGGCAACTGCGCAGGGGCAAAGCATGCCTCGACGGATCTCCCATGCCCCGGTACGTAAGGACAAGACATGCCCCGCCCCAACTTGTCTTTTCCGGGCCGTTTGGGTTATTTCTCTGACAGAGAAACGACATCAAAGAGGGTTTGACCATGCCAACCTACTCGTACCAATGCGCCGCATGCCGGAAACGTTTCTCGAAGACGATGACCATTTCCGAACACGATAAGGCGCGGCCGAAGTGCCCGAAGTGCGGCAGCCGGAAGGTGCAACAGCGGATCGTTCCGTTCGGCGCGGTCACGTCCAAGAAGAGCTGACCTGCTGGCCGCATGCGCGGTGCTCGACACCGCACTTAGCGGACGGGTTGGGCGTCGTAAACCACCGTCTGGAACGGTTCGAGAAGAAAGGCGCGGGGCGCGCCCGCACTGGCGTTGAGCGGGGGTGTGTCTTTCGTGCCCGGCCCCGGTGACGCGAGGCGGTATTCGCGCGGTGCGCCGGGCGGTAGCTCGAACGCGTCCTGCAAGTCCAGGGTGATGCTCGCGGGCTGGTCATCGGGATTGCGCAGCACCAGAATGCCCTTGCGCGGGGTCCACGATGCCCACCCGTACACCTGATGCTCGCCCGGGTCCCCGCCGACCCAATGGGTATCCAGGAGTACGTCCCCATTCGCCCGGGACCACCGCGCGCCCGCGGCGAGGGTGTTCCACATGGCGTCCGTCATCAACTGTGGCGCGATGTACAAGTCCTGCAGGCTGGTGCCGCTTCCGAAGAACGACCATACCTCGTCGGCAAAGTCCCTCGGGTCTTCGCCCATCAGCGCGGACGGCCCGTAACGCGCGTGGACGATGCCCTGGGTCATGAGCGAATTCAGAGGATAGAGCGGCCCCTGCCGCACGACGTTCCGGTACGTGTGCGTGTCGCGGTAGTTGATCCATTGCTGCCGTTTCGTGCCTTTGCCGCTGAAACCCATGTCGCTCGCGCTGCGCCACGTGCTGTCGGCGTGCCACAGGAAATAGGGCGTGCACCACGTGCCCGTCGTCGCGCTGATGTAAAGGTCCGGAGCCTGTTCGCGCAGATCGCCGGCCAGCCGCATCAGCGCCTCGATGTCTTCGAGAAACTCCTCGCCGCCGGTCTTGTCGTTACCGGGACCCATGCCGTCAAATTTGAAAAAATTCACGCCGTATTCGCGCACCATCTCGGCGCATATGTCATGAAACCGCGCGTAATACCGCGGCCCGGACAGCGAGAATCCGTTCCGGTTGACTTCGAACCCTTGCGCCATTGCGCATTTGATCCGCTGCTCGCGCGCCGCGCCGTAACCGCCGAACGGCGAAAGCCACGTGCCCACCGCGGCGCCGGAGCGCGCTGCCGCGTCCCGCAGGGGCCCAAACCCGTTCGGGAACCCGCCGTGAAACTGCCAGAGCGTCGTGTTGTCGTCCCAGCCGTCGTCGAACACGAAGCAGTCCATCTTTACGTCCCGTTGCCCGGTGAGTTCGCGCGCGAACGTCTCGATTGCGGCCAGGGCCTCGGCCTCGTTGAATTTCCGGCCGGCCCAGGCGATGTCGTACCACGAGTTGTAATGCAGGAACGGGTGATAGGGGTGGGCGCGCTCGCGTTCGATGTAGTGGAGAAAGCCCCTGCGCAGTTGGCCTGGCGGAACCGCTCCCATTACCGAAGACAGTGTCAGACTCTTGCCTGCGGCCAGAGCCTGTCCCCGCCGCAAGCTGCACGTGATGCGATTCTCCGCAACGGCGCTCTCCGACATGGGATGCTCGAGGGCAAAGAAGAGAAGCCCTGCAACCACCGGCGCGCCCTGCGTCGCGCCGC is from Candidatus Hydrogenedentota bacterium and encodes:
- a CDS encoding NYN domain-containing protein, with the translated sequence MTRTADTKNMALFCDFENIALGVRDANYAQFDIDKVLERLLLKGNIVVKKAYCDWARYKESKAVMHEASFELIEIPHVRQSGKNSADIRMVVDALDLCYTKAHVDTFVIISGDSDFSPLVSKLRENNKTVIGVGVRNSTSDLLIANCDEFISYDDLVRPPRPAAKTGSGHAGRKPARGTKGKASYPVEDKKQAAWQLILETYEALLEERGEEERIWGSMVKQALKRRKPGFSEAQYGFRSFGQLLEEAEAQGILQLERDEKSGGFIIKGS
- a CDS encoding enterotoxin, producing MTGMRACGTSQTLEKNMLSGNRLWLVCLFVTLGNAGTAAVVYPGPEPGPAVSDMPENAVTLRNGAVSATWQFDGGLRLGAFASAAESAEHAAANGEVFVISLTGGGVIKASDCTLRERPWTEKITGCADARRGADRRDGVRVGATLVSPDQAFTAAWEADLRDDSNYVIQRVTFAPSAGVLPVEAVRLIDLDAQGAQVCGATQGAPVVAGLLFFALEHPMSESAVAENRITCSLRRGQALAAGKSLTLSSVMGAVPPGQLRRGFLHYIERERAHPYHPFLHYNSWYDIAWAGRKFNEAEALAAIETFARELTGQRDVKMDCFVFDDGWDDNTTLWQFHGGFPNGFGPLRDAAARSGAAVGTWLSPFGGYGAAREQRIKCAMAQGFEVNRNGFSLSGPRYYARFHDICAEMVREYGVNFFKFDGMGPGNDKTGGEEFLEDIEALMRLAGDLREQAPDLYISATTGTWCTPYFLWHADSTWRSASDMGFSGKGTKRQQWINYRDTHTYRNVVRQGPLYPLNSLMTQGIVHARYGPSALMGEDPRDFADEVWSFFGSGTSLQDLYIAPQLMTDAMWNTLAAGARWSRANGDVLLDTHWVGGDPGEHQVYGWASWTPRKGILVLRNPDDQPASITLDLQDAFELPPGAPREYRLASPGPGTKDTPPLNASAGAPRAFLLEPFQTVVYDAQPVR
- a CDS encoding zinc ribbon domain-containing protein, with protein sequence MPTYSYQCAACRKRFSKTMTISEHDKARPKCPKCGSRKVQQRIVPFGAVTSKKS
- the typA gene encoding translational GTPase TypA, yielding MTPIDRIRNVAIIAHIDHGKTTLIDSIFRVTHVFRENARVVERVMDNNELERERGITIRAKHCTVEWNGYLINIIDTPGHADFSGEVERILSMVDSVLLLVDANEGPMPQTRYVLMRALRLGLRPIVIINKVDRPHANPLGALEKTFDLFLELGATDEQCDFATLYGSGLHGWLSREPGGGPDKGMAALFETIVERVAPPAGDPEAPFLMQVSTLGWRDHIGRTGTGRILQGRLRKGMDMTRCVTRRVGTESASLTAPEALEWEIAGHTAERAVHVWVTRGLESVVAHEVCAGDIVTIAGPKELSIGDTLAAPGLENAALPPLDIEEPTVSMMFLVNNGPFAGREGRAVTLRQLKTRLTRELRTNVALRAEDVGRMDAIKVSGRGELHLAILIEEMRREGMEFCVSAPEIITHTDTAGHIQEPVEELVIDVLTEHQGVVIEKVMQRKGELMAMHNGGTGMTRLEFRIPTRGLIGYRSEFLTDTRGLGIMASRFIGYGPWCGEIAGRGRGSMVSVDTGDATGYSLENLQQRGTLFIAPMDRVYAGMIVGENSRPGDLPCNPTKRKALTNHRSSTKEQTVTLDVPRTLTLDAALEWIAPDELVEVTPASIRVRKVHLALEDRKRAEKRLVVAAG